In a single window of the Papaver somniferum cultivar HN1 chromosome 8, ASM357369v1, whole genome shotgun sequence genome:
- the LOC113305180 gene encoding uncharacterized protein LOC113305180 — protein sequence MVQSFFHSYFILKQLNHNFTTLIPKSNCPKNAADFRPISLCNVSYKIISKLLASRLKIVLHKIISPAQIAFISGRLIHDNIIIAYELIHSMKQTKAKDGYAAIKLDMSKAFDRIECGAPGKIYYPQRGLRQGDPLSSYLFILCMEALSRGLIQAEKDNLIHGFKANKHYPSISHLFYADDCLMFIKARTRDARNLVTLIEQFSKFSDQAVNFEKSALAFSKRVPNNIKNEIANILRIRRVSLNEKCLGVSLLLQKRKFDSFTHLLDNTKGRRAHRKPTYLDPPGTVMNQFLLGSLTSHHLVVFPMPKELTDKLDTLQTKFWWGKKEGEKGCYIKGWKDTNLPKEFRGLNIRKTDILNLALLTKLAWRMVENPYDKLTGILRGKYFANSNPLYNSVSKYGGLLDLEWHLHSYRQIQRYWSPLANYLTKINSDASYVDRNSQSGWALIAIKFSVDCDGLRGGTDPVIDPEQAEAQALLKAVLWAQQKVLIKLHLEGDCLNVINDVNVEAEQAFP from the exons ATGGTTCAATCTTTCTTCCATTCttatttcattttgaaacaattgaatcacaatttCACTACTCTTATTCCTAAGAGCAACTGTCCTAAAAATGCAGCTGATTTTAGACCTATTAGCCTTTGTAATGTATCTTACAAAATAATATCAAAATTGTTAGCCTCTAGATTAAAGATTGTTTTACATAAAATCATATCTCCAGCTCAGATAGCTTTCATATCGGGTAGGCTAATTCATGATAATATTATTATTGCTTATGAATTGATTCATTCTATGAAGCAAACTAAGGCTAAAGACGGTTATGCGGCAATCAAGCTTgacatgtcaaaggcttttgaccgAATTGAATG TGGTGCCCCAGGTAAAATTTACTATCCTCAAAGAGGTttgagacaaggagatcccttGTCTTCGTACCTCTTCATTCTTTGTATGGAAGCTTTATCTAGAGGTTTGATTCAAGCTGAAAAAGATAACCTCATTCATGGGTTTAAAGCTAACAAACATTATCCCTCAATCTCTCACTTATTCTATGCAGATGATTGCCTGATGTTCATTAAGGCAAGAACCAGAGATGCTAGGAACTTAGTAACActtattgagcaatttagtaagTTTTCTGATCAAGCTGTAAATTTTGAGAAATCCGCTTTAGCTTTTAGCAAAAGAGTGCCTAATAATATTAAGAATGAGATAGCTAATATACTCAGAATTAGAAGAGTGTCTCTAAATGAAAAATGTTTAGGTGTCTCGTTACttttacaaaaaagaaaatttgacTCTTTCACTCACCTGCTAGACAATACTAAGGGTAGACGTGCTCATCGGAAACCAACTTATCTGGATCCCCCAGGAACTGTTATGAACCAATTTTTACTAGGAAGTTTAACTAGCCATCACTTAGTTGTTTTTCCTATGCCAAAGGAGCTGACTGATAAATTGGATACCTTGCAAACGAAGTTTTGGTGGGGCAAAAAAGAGGGTGAAAAAGGTTGTTATATTAAAGGTTGGAAAGACACTAATCTTCCAAAAGAATTCAGAGGTTTAAATATCAGGAAAACTGATATTTTAAATCTTGCTCTCCTAACTAAATTAGCTTGGAGAATGGTTGAGAATCCATATGATAAATTGACCGGTATCCTTAGGGGTAAGTACTTTGCTAATTCTAATCCTTTGTATAACAGTGTGTCTAAATATGGCGGGCTCCTGGATTTGGAATGGCATTTGCATAG TTATAGACAGATACAACGTTACTGGTCTCCACTAGCTAATTACTTGACAAAAATCAATTCTGATGCATCATATGTGGATAGAAACAGTCAATCTGGATGGGCACTAATAGCTATAAAATTTTCAGTTGATTGCGATGGATTGCGAGGAGGTACAGATCCTGTAATAGATCCAGAGCAAGCAGAGGCACAAGCATTATTGAAAGCAGTCTTGTGGGCACAACAAAAAGTTTTGATAAAGTTGCACTTGGAGGGTGACTGCCTAAATGTGATTAATGAT GTGAATGTGGAGGCGGAGCAAGCATTCCCTTaa
- the LOC113305181 gene encoding E3 ubiquitin-protein ligase UPL5-like yields MVEFTAIELVNGSWYFKEKWWTRYCRLNLRDDSHGLRGVGDLPQMQKGFVLLKLEGTQGDAKDGAARMKEEMSSLSLYESQEQEAAKMGTVTLFCLQLTRKTEQINSVEDRDIIVSSAPVDDRHRNYFAFAGRVIALALMHKVQVGISFDCVFFLQLAGGVISLEDIRDADPAMYKSCKTILETDADSVDSDALGLTFAREFEEFGSRRVVELCPGDDSIIVNSKNREVYVELLIQHCFVKSIAAKLSYFTRGFGDILCERGIQKIFFQSLELKDLDLMLLGSGEAISVKDWKAHTEYYGYRENDDQICWFWEILVVIVFTLSRVSYLYSLARVVEGMSMKQRQELLFFWTSVKFLPTRGFSNLSSRLSIYKVEKSDQHLPSSRTCFYKLALPHYSSLAVMKRNLVIISQEHLDCSFGFS; encoded by the exons ATGGTGGAGTTTACTGCAATAGAGTTGGTGAATGGCAGTTGGTATTTTAAGGAGAAGTG GTGGACGAGGTATTGCAGGCTAAACTTAAGAGATGATAGTCATGGGTTGCGAGGCGTTGGTGATTTGCCACAGATGCAG AAAGGCTTTGTGTTGTTGAAGTTGGAAGGAACGCAAGGAGATGCAAAGGATGGTGCTGCAAGAATGAAGGAAGAAATGAGCTCATTGAGCTTGTACGAGTCACAAGAACAAGAAGCAGCTAAGATGGGTACTGT TACTCTGTTTTGCTTGCAATTAACTCGTAAAACAGAGCAAATTAATTCTGTAGAAGATAGGGACATAATTGTCTCTTcag CACCTGTGGATGATCGGCACCGTAACTATTTTGCATTTGCTGGCAGAGTGATTGCTTTGGCTTTGATGCATAAAGTGCAAGTAGGCATCTCCTTCGATTGTGTGTTTTTCTTGCAATTGGCTGGAGGGGTGATTTCCTTGGAAGATATTCGAGATGCAGATCCAGCCATGTATAAGAGCTGTAAAACAATTTTGGAAACGGATGCTGATTCTGTGGACTCAGATGCTTTGGGGTTGACATTCGCAAGGGAATTTGAAGAGTTTGGATCAAGGAGAGTGGTGGAGCTCTGTCCTGGAGATGACAGCATTATTGTGAACAGCAAAAATAGAGAAGTGTATGTTGAACTTCTTATTCAGCACTGCTTCGTCAAATCTATTGCCGCGAAATTATCCTATTTTACCCGCGGATTTGGTGATATTCTTTGTGAACGAGGGATCCAAAAAATCTTTTTCCAGAGTTTAGAGCTCAAGGATCTTGACCTAATGCTGCTTGGAAGCGGTGAAGCTATCTCTGTGAAGGACTGGAAAGCACACACTGAATACTATGGCTATAGAGAAAATGATGACCAAATTTGTTGGTTTTGGGAG ATTCTAGTTGTCATTGTCTTCACCCTCTCCCGGGTTTCATATTTATACTCGTTAGCACGG GTTGTTGAGGGTATGTCTATGAAGCAGAGACAAGAGCTTCTATTTTTCTGGACCTCTGTGAAGTTTCTTCCTACACGTGGATTCTCTAATTTATCGTCTCGTTTAAGCATTTACAAAGTAGAAAAATCTGATCAGCACCTGCCGTCATCTCGCACGTGCTTTTACAAGTTAGCCCTCCCACATTACTCTTCTTTAGCCGTCATGAAGCGGAATCTGGTGATTATCAGCCAAGAACATTTGGACTGCAGCTTTGGATTTTCGTGA